In Agrobacterium vitis, one genomic interval encodes:
- a CDS encoding sugar phosphate isomerase/epimerase family protein — translation MSNPAKSIRIGTMISGNNGDAATRIREIAGLGFESFEPFFWQTTKGQNLAELGKRCVDAIGDRDITISTLGMFGNPLEETDIDFETLEGWKQCIDNAHHFGASCVAGFTGRLRGKVLTDSLPRYREIWSELAKRAADKGIRIAFENCAMDGNWQSGDWNIAHNPDAWELMFNETPDDNIGLEWEPCHQMVYLIDPLPQIRKWASKIFHVHGKDATIRWDVIREHGIFGREPFVFMRTPGFGDSNWTNVISELRLAGYSGSIDIEGWHDPVYRDALEMTGQVHALNHLKQARGGDFIDEMAAYGGGDPSLK, via the coding sequence GTGAGCAATCCTGCAAAATCCATTCGTATCGGCACCATGATCAGCGGCAATAACGGCGATGCGGCCACCCGCATCCGGGAAATTGCTGGTCTTGGCTTTGAAAGCTTCGAACCGTTTTTCTGGCAGACGACCAAAGGTCAGAACCTTGCCGAACTTGGCAAGCGCTGCGTCGATGCCATCGGCGACCGCGATATTACCATTTCAACGCTCGGCATGTTCGGCAATCCGCTTGAGGAAACCGACATCGACTTTGAGACGCTGGAAGGTTGGAAACAGTGTATCGATAATGCCCATCATTTCGGTGCGAGTTGCGTTGCAGGCTTTACCGGGCGGCTGCGAGGCAAGGTGTTGACCGACAGCCTGCCACGCTACCGCGAAATCTGGAGCGAGTTGGCCAAGCGCGCTGCCGACAAGGGCATTCGCATCGCCTTTGAAAACTGCGCCATGGACGGCAACTGGCAGAGCGGCGACTGGAATATCGCCCATAATCCTGACGCCTGGGAGTTGATGTTCAACGAGACCCCGGATGACAATATCGGCCTTGAATGGGAGCCCTGCCATCAGATGGTTTATCTGATCGATCCCCTGCCGCAGATCCGCAAATGGGCATCCAAGATTTTTCACGTGCATGGCAAGGACGCCACCATTCGCTGGGACGTTATTCGTGAACACGGCATTTTCGGCAGGGAGCCGTTCGTGTTCATGCGCACACCGGGCTTTGGCGACAGCAATTGGACCAATGTGATCAGCGAATTACGGCTGGCTGGCTATAGCGGCTCTATCGATATCGAAGGTTGGCATGATCCGGTCTACCGCGATGCCTTGGAAATGACCGGTCAGGTTCACGCCCTCAACCATCTGAAACAGGCGCGTGGCGGCGATTTTATCGACGAGATGGCGGCTTATGGCGGAGGCGATCCCTCGCTGAAATAG
- a CDS encoding Gfo/Idh/MocA family protein: MQFKAVLCGCGAMAKGWLRAIADTPSLAERISVVGLVDVNVSAAEALAEEFCLEGAVTGNSLADVLEQTAPDLVFDVVIPAARFDIVSTALKAGCHVLSEKPMANTLQEAKALIKLAAETGRIHAVVQNRRFIQGVRRMRQFLDSGVIGELTAVHCDFFLAPHFGGFRDEMEHVLLLDMAIHTFDAARFIANRQPLAAYCVERNPHGSWYAHGASANAIFEFTDDVVFTYRGSWCAEGRRTSWESAWRLVGSRGMLTWDGEEMFEASIAADEPGLLRGYTTVNVSDDVVPGETHGHASVLESFIAAVAGGEPPETAGFDNINSLAMVFAAIESAQSGKRIDISASL; the protein is encoded by the coding sequence TTGCAATTCAAAGCCGTTTTATGCGGGTGCGGAGCTATGGCCAAGGGCTGGCTCCGGGCCATTGCCGACACGCCTTCGCTTGCCGAGCGAATTTCTGTTGTCGGGCTCGTTGACGTGAACGTTTCGGCAGCCGAGGCCTTGGCAGAGGAATTCTGCCTGGAAGGTGCGGTGACGGGTAATAGTCTTGCCGATGTTCTCGAACAGACGGCCCCCGATCTGGTCTTCGATGTCGTCATTCCGGCTGCCCGCTTCGATATCGTCTCCACCGCGCTGAAGGCCGGATGCCACGTGCTCAGCGAAAAGCCCATGGCCAATACGCTGCAAGAGGCGAAGGCCCTGATTAAACTGGCCGCTGAGACCGGACGTATCCATGCCGTCGTGCAGAACCGCCGCTTCATTCAAGGGGTCCGCCGGATGCGGCAATTCCTGGACAGCGGTGTGATCGGCGAGTTGACGGCGGTGCATTGCGATTTCTTTCTGGCACCGCATTTCGGCGGGTTCCGGGATGAGATGGAGCATGTCCTGCTGCTCGACATGGCAATTCACACCTTCGATGCGGCGCGCTTCATTGCCAATCGTCAGCCGCTGGCGGCCTATTGCGTGGAGCGCAATCCGCATGGCTCCTGGTATGCCCATGGCGCCAGCGCCAATGCGATCTTCGAGTTCACTGACGACGTGGTTTTCACCTATCGCGGCTCCTGGTGCGCTGAAGGGCGCAGGACCAGTTGGGAAAGTGCGTGGCGGCTGGTCGGCAGCAGGGGCATGTTGACCTGGGACGGGGAAGAGATGTTTGAGGCCTCCATTGCCGCAGACGAACCCGGCCTGTTGCGTGGATATACGACCGTAAACGTTTCCGATGATGTTGTACCTGGCGAGACGCACGGCCATGCCAGCGTGCTGGAAAGCTTCATTGCGGCGGTTGCCGGTGGCGAGCCGCCCGAGACCGCCGGTTTCGACAATATCAACAGTCTTGCCATGGTGTTTGCCGCCATCGAAAGCGCGCAGAGCGGCAAGCGTATCGACATTTCAGCTTCGCTATAA
- a CDS encoding LacI family DNA-binding transcriptional regulator — translation MKGIHQLAKHLDISIGTVSRALNGRPDVNAETRRRVLEAAEQLGYVANQSGRSLRKGTTNVIGLMIESGKDNVDNSDNFFFGVMDGLQTVFARHNLDLVLLPCPADEDPLEYLQRMVARRLVDAMIISATQRVDKRIDLLIKTKIPFVSLGRSTSGGSHTWIDLDFAGVANSAVDRLVSKGHRRIAIAAPCTDINLGTVFTDAYQAALERNDLTFDPALVLRAKSSESGGYSVGSELLALDPRPTAIILIYELMAIGLYRRLAEAGVIPGRDIAVIGFREAPRARFLQPTLTCYRLSLEDLGVELAETLLASMPDYAETYRTHARNSLWPLELVPGESDAFDLLT, via the coding sequence ATGAAGGGCATACATCAGCTTGCAAAACATCTCGACATCTCCATCGGGACGGTGTCGCGCGCGCTGAATGGACGCCCCGACGTCAACGCGGAAACGCGACGGCGGGTGCTGGAGGCCGCCGAGCAGCTGGGCTATGTCGCAAATCAGTCGGGTCGCAGCCTGCGTAAAGGAACGACTAATGTCATCGGACTGATGATCGAGTCCGGCAAGGACAATGTGGACAACAGCGACAACTTCTTTTTCGGTGTCATGGACGGTTTGCAGACGGTGTTTGCCCGGCACAATCTCGACCTCGTCCTGCTCCCCTGCCCCGCCGACGAAGACCCCCTGGAATATCTTCAGCGCATGGTCGCCCGCCGCCTGGTTGATGCGATGATCATTTCGGCTACGCAGCGGGTCGATAAGCGTATCGATCTGCTGATCAAGACGAAGATACCCTTTGTAAGCCTGGGCCGCAGCACATCCGGCGGCAGCCATACCTGGATCGACCTGGATTTTGCCGGTGTCGCCAATTCCGCCGTGGATCGACTGGTGTCGAAAGGTCACCGTCGCATCGCCATCGCCGCCCCCTGCACCGATATTAACCTCGGCACCGTGTTTACCGACGCCTATCAGGCCGCGCTGGAGCGCAATGACCTGACCTTCGATCCGGCCTTGGTCCTGCGGGCGAAATCCAGCGAAAGCGGTGGTTATAGCGTGGGCAGCGAGTTGCTGGCGCTCGATCCGCGCCCGACCGCAATCATCCTGATTTACGAACTCATGGCAATCGGCCTGTACCGGCGGCTGGCTGAGGCTGGCGTCATCCCTGGCCGGGACATCGCCGTTATCGGGTTTCGTGAAGCGCCCCGCGCCCGGTTTCTGCAACCCACTCTGACCTGCTACCGCCTTTCCCTGGAGGATCTTGGGGTGGAACTGGCCGAAACCTTGCTCGCCTCAATGCCGGATTATGCGGAAACATACAGAACCCATGCCCGCAATAGCCTCTGGCCGCTAGAACTGGTGCCGGGCGAAAGCGATGCCTTCGACCTGCTGACATAG
- a CDS encoding sulfate ABC transporter substrate-binding protein — protein sequence MPAVAANVTLLNVSYDPTRELYKDFNPAFAAYWKQKTGDSVSVRMSHGGSGAQARSVIDGLEADVVTLALEADISAIAEKTGKIPADWKTKLPSSSSPYTSTIVFLVRKGNPKGIKDWADLTKDGIEVITPNPKTSGGARWNVLAAWGWALKANNGDQQKAKEYLSALFKHVPVLDTGARGSTTTFVQRGIGDVLLAWENEAFLSIDELGPDKFDIIVPSVSVKAEPPVAVVEGNAKAHGTEEVAKAYLDYLYSDAGQKIAAKHYYRPAKPELADPADLKRFPSVDLVTIEDFGGWAKVQPQFFADGGLFDQIYQPGK from the coding sequence ATGCCCGCTGTTGCGGCCAATGTGACATTGCTGAACGTCAGCTACGACCCGACGCGCGAGTTGTACAAGGATTTCAATCCAGCCTTCGCCGCCTATTGGAAGCAGAAAACCGGCGATAGCGTTTCTGTGAGAATGTCGCATGGCGGTTCGGGCGCTCAGGCCCGCTCGGTTATCGACGGTCTTGAGGCCGACGTGGTGACGCTGGCGTTGGAAGCGGATATTTCCGCCATTGCCGAAAAGACCGGCAAGATCCCCGCCGACTGGAAAACCAAACTGCCAAGCAGCAGTTCGCCCTATACATCCACCATCGTCTTTCTGGTGCGCAAGGGCAATCCGAAAGGCATCAAGGACTGGGCCGACCTCACCAAGGACGGGATTGAGGTGATCACCCCCAATCCGAAAACCTCTGGCGGTGCCCGCTGGAACGTGCTGGCCGCCTGGGGCTGGGCGCTGAAGGCCAATAATGGCGATCAGCAGAAGGCCAAGGAATACCTCAGCGCTCTGTTCAAGCATGTGCCGGTGCTGGATACCGGTGCGCGCGGCTCTACCACCACCTTCGTGCAGCGCGGCATTGGCGATGTTCTGCTCGCCTGGGAAAACGAAGCCTTCCTGTCGATCGATGAACTCGGCCCCGACAAATTCGACATCATCGTGCCGTCCGTTTCGGTCAAGGCAGAACCGCCGGTCGCCGTCGTCGAGGGCAATGCCAAAGCCCATGGGACCGAAGAAGTCGCCAAGGCCTATCTCGATTATCTCTATTCCGACGCCGGGCAAAAGATCGCTGCAAAGCATTACTATCGCCCTGCAAAGCCGGAGCTGGCCGATCCTGCCGATTTGAAGCGGTTCCCGTCGGTTGATCTCGTCACCATCGAGGATTTCGGTGGCTGGGCAAAAGTACAACCGCAATTCTTCGCTGATGGTGGCCTGTTCGACCAGATCTACCAGCCCGGAAAATAA
- the cysT gene encoding sulfate ABC transporter permease subunit CysT produces the protein MAHSPVQGRWQFRQPSVLPGFGLTFGFTVFYLALIVLIPLSGLVWRSAELGWADFWHIASDRRTLGALKVSFGSAILAAMLNVVFGVLVAWVLVRYNFWGRRIIDAMVDLPFALPTAVAGIALASLYAPNGWIGSLLAPLGLKVAYTQAGIVVAMVFIGLPFVVRTVQPVMEEIDRDVEEAAATLGASRFATIFKVLLPGLAPAIMTGFALALARGVGEYGSVIFVAGNVPYVSEIAPLLIVIRLEEFNYAGATAVGAVMLAISFAMLLLINLIQAASRRKYGND, from the coding sequence ATGGCCCATAGTCCTGTTCAAGGCAGGTGGCAATTCCGTCAGCCGAGCGTTCTTCCCGGATTTGGGTTGACGTTCGGCTTTACGGTGTTTTACCTCGCCCTCATCGTTCTCATTCCCCTGTCCGGTCTGGTCTGGCGTTCCGCCGAATTGGGCTGGGCGGATTTCTGGCATATCGCGTCTGACCGCAGAACGCTTGGCGCCCTGAAGGTCAGCTTCGGCTCGGCCATCCTGGCGGCGATGCTCAATGTCGTATTCGGCGTGCTGGTCGCCTGGGTGCTGGTGCGCTACAATTTCTGGGGACGGCGGATCATCGACGCGATGGTCGATCTGCCTTTCGCGCTGCCAACCGCCGTTGCCGGTATCGCGCTTGCCTCGCTCTACGCGCCGAACGGTTGGATCGGCTCGCTTCTTGCACCGCTTGGTCTTAAAGTCGCCTATACCCAGGCTGGCATCGTCGTTGCCATGGTGTTTATCGGTCTGCCCTTCGTGGTGCGCACCGTGCAGCCGGTCATGGAAGAAATCGACCGCGACGTGGAGGAGGCCGCCGCCACGCTGGGTGCCAGTCGCTTCGCAACGATTTTCAAAGTGCTGCTGCCAGGCCTGGCACCGGCCATCATGACCGGCTTTGCCCTTGCACTGGCGCGTGGGGTCGGGGAATATGGATCGGTGATCTTCGTGGCCGGCAATGTCCCTTATGTATCTGAAATCGCACCGCTTCTCATCGTCATCCGGCTGGAGGAGTTCAACTATGCGGGCGCAACAGCCGTCGGTGCGGTGATGCTGGCGATTTCCTTCGCCATGCTTCTGTTGATCAATCTCATTCAGGCTGCAAGCCGGAGAAAATATGGCAATGACTGA
- the cysW gene encoding sulfate ABC transporter permease subunit CysW: protein MAMTDRRSPTFHRATTETPVVQCLLILVSLLFLLLFLMLPLVAVFSEAFRNGASAWLEALVEPDALSAMRLTLLVAVIAVPANVIFGVAAAWAIAKFEFRGKAFLITLIDLPFSVSPVISGLVYVLLFGSNSLLGPWLRTHGVEILFAVPGIVLATIFVTFPFVARELIPVMQEQGTGDEEAAISLGASGWQTFWRVTLPNIRWGLLYGVLLCNARAMGEFGAVSVVSGHIRGVTNTMPLHIEILYNEYNFAAAFAVASLLAGLALVTLVLKTTIELRYADQLSAARGH, encoded by the coding sequence ATGGCAATGACTGACCGCCGCTCCCCTACCTTTCATCGAGCGACGACCGAAACGCCCGTCGTCCAATGTCTGCTCATCCTCGTCTCGCTGCTATTCCTATTGCTGTTTCTCATGCTTCCGCTGGTGGCGGTGTTTTCCGAGGCATTCCGCAATGGCGCCAGCGCCTGGCTGGAAGCGCTTGTCGAACCAGATGCCCTCTCGGCCATGCGGTTGACGTTGCTGGTTGCGGTAATCGCCGTTCCCGCCAACGTGATCTTCGGGGTCGCGGCCGCGTGGGCGATTGCGAAATTCGAATTTCGCGGCAAGGCCTTCCTGATCACCCTGATCGACCTGCCATTTTCGGTGTCGCCGGTGATTTCAGGTCTGGTCTACGTGCTGCTGTTCGGCTCCAATAGTCTGCTTGGTCCATGGCTGCGCACGCATGGCGTCGAGATCCTGTTTGCCGTGCCGGGCATCGTACTGGCGACGATTTTTGTCACCTTCCCTTTCGTGGCGCGCGAACTGATCCCCGTCATGCAGGAACAAGGCACTGGTGATGAAGAGGCCGCGATCAGCCTCGGCGCCAGTGGCTGGCAGACCTTCTGGCGGGTCACTCTGCCGAATATCCGCTGGGGATTGCTCTACGGCGTGCTGCTGTGCAACGCCCGGGCCATGGGCGAATTCGGCGCGGTTTCGGTGGTATCAGGCCATATCCGGGGCGTGACCAATACCATGCCGCTGCATATTGAAATTCTCTATAACGAATATAACTTCGCCGCCGCCTTCGCGGTCGCTTCACTGCTGGCAGGGCTGGCATTGGTCACCCTCGTCCTCAAGACAACCATTGAACTGCGCTATGCCGACCAATTGTCGGCTGCCCGTGGGCATTGA
- a CDS encoding sulfate/molybdate ABC transporter ATP-binding protein, producing MELNIRNIRKDFNATAALHELSLDIRSGELIALVGPSGSGKTTLLRLIAGLERPSAGQIFFGDDDASRKTVQERQVGFVFQHYALFKHMTVLENVGFGLTVRPKASRPPKAEIRKRALELLDFVQLSGLEKRYPAQLSGGQRQRVALARAMAIEPKVLLLDEPFGALDAQVRKDLRRWLREIHDRTGHTTVFVTHDQEEALELADRVVVMSQGRIEQVGTADDVYDNPAAPFVHRFIGESSALPVRIESGEIWLDDRPTGLKSEGNGNATLFFRPQEVEIVDGCGGCFAGTVISSRRLSGTRRLELELGGARHLAEIDVPVDHPAATRTGISFRPKRWKVYPASA from the coding sequence ATGGAACTCAATATTCGCAATATCCGCAAGGACTTCAACGCGACCGCCGCCCTCCACGAACTGTCGCTGGACATCCGTTCCGGCGAGTTGATCGCGCTTGTCGGCCCCTCCGGTTCGGGAAAAACCACCTTGCTGCGGCTGATCGCCGGGCTTGAACGGCCAAGCGCCGGCCAGATTTTCTTCGGCGACGACGATGCGTCGCGCAAGACCGTGCAGGAACGGCAAGTCGGCTTCGTGTTCCAGCACTATGCGCTGTTCAAGCATATGACCGTGCTGGAAAATGTCGGCTTCGGCCTCACCGTTCGGCCAAAGGCGTCGCGTCCGCCCAAGGCGGAAATCCGCAAACGGGCCTTGGAGCTGCTCGATTTCGTGCAGCTGTCGGGCCTTGAAAAGCGCTATCCCGCCCAACTTTCCGGTGGTCAGCGTCAGCGCGTCGCGTTGGCCCGCGCCATGGCAATCGAGCCAAAGGTGCTGCTGCTGGACGAGCCTTTCGGCGCTCTCGACGCCCAGGTCCGCAAGGATTTGCGGCGCTGGCTGCGGGAAATTCATGATCGCACCGGCCATACCACCGTATTCGTCACCCACGATCAGGAAGAGGCACTGGAACTTGCCGACCGCGTCGTGGTGATGAGCCAGGGCCGCATCGAGCAGGTCGGCACCGCCGACGACGTCTATGACAATCCGGCGGCCCCCTTCGTTCACCGCTTCATCGGTGAATCCTCGGCGCTGCCGGTGCGCATCGAATCCGGCGAGATCTGGCTTGATGACCGGCCGACCGGGCTTAAATCCGAAGGCAACGGCAATGCGACGCTGTTCTTCAGGCCGCAGGAAGTCGAGATTGTCGATGGGTGTGGCGGTTGCTTTGCCGGAACGGTGATCAGCAGCCGAAGACTGTCGGGAACCCGCCGTCTGGAACTGGAGCTTGGCGGCGCACGGCATCTGGCGGAAATCGACGTTCCCGTCGATCATCCCGCCGCCACCCGAACCGGGATATCCTTCCGCCCCAAACGCTGGAAAGTCTATCCGGCAAGCGCCTGA
- the fucP gene encoding L-fucose:H+ symporter permease, which produces MAGIQTGASQTAHAGASRSYTGPLIALTSLFFLWGFITCLNDILIPHLKNVFQLNYTQTMLIQLCFFGAYFIVSLSAGALVKRISYKWGIVTGLLVAAIGCALFIPAASLRVYGLFLGALFVLAAGVTILQVAANPYVTVLGAPETASSRLTLTQAFNSLGTTVAPIFGAFLILSSATAAVENATPEQMDALRMAEAAAVKFPYLMLAIAFLVLAAIFAALKLPAVEAEEDAKSGDVSGSAWGYRHLVLGAVGIFLYVGAEVSIGSFLVNFMAEPSIAGLPEQTAAHYVSYFWGGAMIGRFIGSAVMRYMDDGKVLAFNAVAAGILLLVTVLTTGHVAMWCVLSIGFFNSIMFPTIFSLALKGLGRHTSQGSGILCLAIVGGALLPLVQGGLADTVGIHLAFLMPILCYVYIAYYGALGSRTAA; this is translated from the coding sequence ATGGCAGGAATTCAAACAGGCGCGTCGCAAACCGCGCACGCAGGAGCCAGCCGCTCCTATACCGGTCCGCTGATCGCGCTGACCTCTCTTTTCTTCCTCTGGGGCTTCATCACCTGCCTCAACGATATTCTCATACCGCATCTGAAAAACGTCTTTCAGCTGAATTACACACAGACCATGTTGATCCAGCTGTGCTTCTTCGGCGCTTATTTTATCGTTTCCTTGTCCGCAGGGGCCCTGGTCAAGCGCATCAGCTATAAATGGGGCATCGTCACGGGTCTCCTCGTTGCCGCCATCGGCTGCGCTTTGTTCATCCCCGCGGCAAGCCTGCGGGTCTATGGCCTGTTTCTCGGCGCGTTGTTCGTGCTGGCGGCAGGCGTCACCATTCTCCAGGTGGCGGCAAACCCCTATGTCACCGTGCTGGGCGCCCCTGAAACCGCTTCCAGCCGTCTCACCCTGACCCAGGCCTTCAATTCGCTGGGCACCACCGTTGCACCGATTTTCGGTGCCTTCCTAATTCTGTCTTCGGCAACGGCTGCCGTTGAAAACGCCACACCGGAGCAGATGGACGCCCTGCGCATGGCGGAAGCCGCAGCGGTCAAATTTCCGTATCTGATGCTGGCCATCGCCTTCCTCGTTCTTGCTGCCATTTTCGCGGCGCTGAAACTTCCGGCTGTAGAGGCCGAGGAAGATGCCAAATCCGGCGATGTTTCCGGCTCAGCCTGGGGCTATCGCCACCTGGTTCTCGGCGCAGTCGGCATTTTTCTTTATGTCGGCGCGGAAGTCAGCATTGGCAGCTTCCTGGTCAATTTCATGGCCGAACCCAGCATTGCCGGGCTGCCTGAACAGACGGCTGCCCATTACGTCTCCTATTTCTGGGGTGGCGCCATGATTGGGCGTTTCATCGGTTCCGCCGTGATGCGCTATATGGATGACGGCAAGGTTCTGGCCTTCAATGCGGTCGCCGCAGGCATCCTGCTGCTAGTGACAGTGCTGACAACAGGCCATGTCGCCATGTGGTGCGTGTTGTCGATTGGTTTCTTCAACTCGATCATGTTCCCGACCATTTTCAGCCTGGCGCTGAAGGGCCTGGGTCGCCATACCAGCCAGGGTTCCGGCATTCTTTGCCTCGCCATTGTCGGCGGCGCTTTGTTGCCCCTGGTACAGGGCGGGCTTGCCGATACGGTCGGCATCCACCTCGCCTTCCTGATGCCGATCCTCTGCTACGTCTATATCGCCTATTATGGCGCTTTAGGCTCCAGAACAGCTGCATAA
- a CDS encoding SgcJ/EcaC family oxidoreductase — MAQECAPVTQQQVEKLFDRWNASLATLDPDKVVANYEDDAVLLATLSNQPRLTQEERRAYFVDFLKKKPQGVVDNRTIKLGCNAAIDTGVYTFTLGDGTKVPARYTFTYDYDGGKWLISSHHSSAMPERTS, encoded by the coding sequence ATGGCACAGGAATGCGCGCCAGTGACCCAGCAGCAGGTGGAAAAGTTGTTTGACCGTTGGAATGCATCCCTTGCGACGCTCGATCCGGATAAAGTTGTCGCGAATTATGAGGATGACGCAGTTCTCCTCGCGACCCTGTCGAACCAGCCGAGGCTGACGCAGGAAGAGCGCCGCGCGTATTTTGTCGATTTTCTGAAAAAGAAGCCTCAGGGCGTGGTCGATAACCGGACGATCAAGCTGGGCTGCAACGCGGCCATCGATACCGGCGTCTACACGTTCACCCTGGGGGATGGCACAAAGGTTCCGGCCCGCTACACCTTCACCTATGACTATGATGGCGGAAAATGGTTGATCTCCTCCCATCACTCTTCGGCAATGCCGGAACGCACGTCGTAA
- a CDS encoding sensor histidine kinase, whose protein sequence is MTTATDPEHIASPIQELRKLYREAEARASRLRLIVETRASLDQYPLPRAITDITRLIGSFCGGAAIHLRDPTDQHQTIADNAMASKDGRVLVIFEDQAIARMGDEDKTSLQIVADLVAAAVFADDREQEREALLLMLAEREKQLAQLVAAILTTQERERAHIAYDLHDGVAQTLVSLLHHLQALEADPGLTTVLAKRVDQCSEIARMAIQDIRHAIADLRPAELDDLGLPAAISGKLDTVDEIACRLDNRLPDGRLPQAIEIVLYRVAQEAITNARKHAGCQNLRLQLRIDADHLILEANDDGCGFPLSAGQGENKPVRGFGIGLSAMQERLSLVNGTLDIISAPNQGTRLIARVPLTGKGESR, encoded by the coding sequence ATGACGACCGCGACGGACCCGGAACACATTGCCTCTCCCATCCAGGAATTGCGGAAACTTTACCGGGAGGCGGAAGCCCGGGCCAGCCGGTTGCGTCTCATCGTCGAAACACGCGCCAGCCTTGATCAGTACCCTCTCCCCCGGGCGATCACTGATATCACCAGATTGATCGGCAGCTTTTGCGGCGGTGCGGCAATTCATTTGCGCGACCCAACAGATCAACACCAGACGATTGCCGATAACGCCATGGCCAGTAAGGATGGCCGGGTGCTCGTCATCTTCGAGGATCAGGCCATCGCAAGGATGGGCGACGAGGATAAAACCAGCCTTCAGATCGTCGCCGACCTTGTCGCCGCAGCCGTTTTCGCCGATGACAGAGAACAGGAGCGGGAAGCGCTGCTCCTGATGCTTGCCGAGCGCGAAAAGCAGCTTGCGCAATTGGTCGCCGCCATTCTCACCACACAGGAACGGGAGCGCGCCCATATTGCCTATGACCTGCATGATGGCGTGGCCCAGACCCTTGTCAGTCTGCTGCATCACTTACAGGCATTGGAAGCTGATCCGGGCTTGACAACGGTCCTTGCAAAAAGGGTCGATCAATGCAGCGAGATTGCCCGCATGGCGATCCAGGATATCCGCCACGCGATTGCCGACTTGCGGCCCGCCGAACTCGATGACCTTGGCCTGCCAGCCGCCATCAGTGGAAAGCTCGACACCGTCGATGAAATCGCCTGTCGGCTGGACAACCGGCTACCGGATGGCCGTCTGCCTCAAGCCATTGAGATCGTTCTTTATCGTGTCGCGCAGGAAGCGATCACCAATGCCAGGAAGCATGCGGGCTGCCAAAACCTGCGTCTGCAATTGCGGATCGATGCCGACCACCTCATCCTTGAGGCGAATGACGATGGCTGCGGTTTTCCCCTTTCCGCAGGGCAAGGCGAAAACAAACCCGTCCGTGGCTTCGGGATCGGTCTGTCGGCAATGCAAGAGCGACTATCGCTTGTCAATGGCACACTGGATATCATCAGCGCCCCCAATCAAGGCACAAGGCTGATTGCCCGGGTTCCTCTGACCGGCAAAGGCGAAAGCCGATGA
- a CDS encoding response regulator, with protein MTKARILIADDHDLARSGIISVLSGAPDVEVVAEARDGLEAIALAAQFLPDIALLDVRMTPMDGLAAATEIRRVSPSTRIMMLTMHDSLDYLEAAVKAGASGYALKDVRRDTLLRMIRAVLDGQEFFDTGLVRRMLTRVSRTSPAEDAISQLTTREREILQEVARGATNKEIARRLSIAPGTVKVHVERIIAKLRVGDRTQAAVLAAQAGLVEGEA; from the coding sequence ATGACCAAAGCGCGTATTCTGATTGCTGATGACCATGATCTGGCCCGATCCGGCATTATTTCGGTGCTGTCGGGTGCGCCGGACGTGGAGGTCGTGGCCGAAGCACGGGACGGCCTGGAAGCGATCGCGCTTGCCGCACAGTTTTTGCCTGACATCGCCTTGCTCGATGTCCGGATGACACCGATGGACGGGTTGGCGGCAGCGACAGAAATCCGCCGCGTATCTCCCTCGACGCGGATTATGATGCTGACGATGCATGACAGCCTTGACTATCTGGAGGCGGCGGTCAAGGCCGGAGCCAGTGGCTACGCGCTGAAGGATGTGCGGCGTGATACATTGCTGCGGATGATCCGGGCCGTTCTGGACGGCCAGGAATTTTTCGATACCGGATTGGTGCGGCGGATGCTGACCCGCGTATCGCGTACATCGCCAGCCGAGGACGCTATTTCTCAACTGACCACCCGTGAGCGGGAAATTTTACAGGAAGTGGCGCGGGGCGCGACCAACAAGGAAATCGCCCGCAGACTGTCCATCGCTCCGGGCACGGTCAAGGTTCATGTCGAGCGCATCATTGCGAAATTGCGGGTGGGCGATCGAACCCAGGCAGCGGTGCTGGCAGCCCAGGCCGGATTGGTTGAGGGTGAGGCATGA